The Rhododendron vialii isolate Sample 1 chromosome 1a, ASM3025357v1 region AAAATCAGGAAAACTTGTttccctacttttttttttattttttttattgatgtaTGACGATTAAAAGTAGGAATGATACAGTTTCTATTGGTCGGTATgagaaaaaaagacaaaagaaatcccccaatattattttttgaggaTCCAAAATAGATAGGTAAGATTCACTTGAACTCACCCATCTATTTTGGATTTGGGTGCCCCAAGTAAATTTCACCCATTCATGTCGAattaaaaaacattttcagGAACCATAAGTTTAAGAAAGAAAGGTTTCTTTGCCTTCCATTAGCCATTGTCCCAACGCTCGCACACCCACCAATGTCATAGACATCAAGCATCAAATATATGATTCTGAACCAAAACTCTGATTGCAATTCTGTTCTCAGTAGCATTGAAATTACACATAAATTTAAACAATACTCATTGCATTCTATAAACCCAAACCATATCCATTACACATCAACAGGAAATAGACTACCAAAAACTACTACTACTCATATTAACCCATACAAATTAAAGAGCTACAAACTACTAAAGTACCCATGTCAATATGCCTCACCCACTTATAATTCTCTCAAAATCTCCCCTTCcctttccccttccccttctctCCTTCAGCTCTTAGCTTTTCACTGCACGACTTCACCAACTTCTTCAAAGTCTCAGGACGAACAGCAAAATCAAATCCCTTCGTAAAAGTTATTAACCCGTACACTTTTCCACTTGAATCAAAAACGGGAGCACCATGTGAAGTTCTCACAGTACCGTGCATATTGTTGATCTGAAAGAACGAACCCTCGTCTGGGATAGAACTGCGATAGTAAAAAGGAATTTGTTGTCTCATCCTCTCAGGATAAGCGACATTGCCAGTTAAAAAACTATAAAGAATTCCGTGAGGATGACTGATTGTGAATAAAGCCATCCCCATGTGTAGGGCTTCGGTACCCCCAAATTCACAGAACTTACGGCGACCAACACTCGCTCCCTTAGTTCTCAAAATAACTAAATCGCATTTCTCGTCCCGAAGAAATTCCTCAGCCTCCCTACCTTCGGCACCCATATAATATACAGTTACATCGTTACCCTGGGGCACCAAATGTGCACAAGTCAAAATATAGCCCCTCTCGTTTATCACCATACCAGCTCCAAACGGATTCCCGTCACCCTCctcaacctcctcctcctcctcctcctcctcctcctcctcaccctcaccctcaccctcacccgcccccgcccccgcccccgcccccgcccccgTCTCCGTCTCCGTCTCCGTCTCCTCCGTCTCCTCCGATGGCTTAGAAGACACAATCACAATCAAATCCTTCATGTGGTCAAACAATGCCGCGTGATATTCCATTTCGTACTTGTAGTGTGCTTgtcttccttttcctttcagGCCTTGTATTCCGAGGACCTGTCCGAGAAAATGCGCTCAATTACTTCCCAATAGGAAGATTTAATGGGTCAAGATTAAAATGTAGACAAATAAGTAAAAGGATAAAAGTTGTCAATTCCATTTGAGACCATGAGCTCGTCACGTATGAAGCATGCAATCTCACATTGAGGGTATCGTAAATAACAAAGGAAATGTTAACTGCAGGTCTAAATACACAAACCCACCTTCCAGCTAGTTTAGAATGGCCGGATTTTGACA contains the following coding sequences:
- the LOC131301991 gene encoding uncharacterized protein LOC131301991, which codes for MEYHAALFDHMKDLIVIVSSKPSEETEETETETETGAGAGAGAGAGEGEGEGEEEEEEEEEEEVEEGDGNPFGAGMVINERGYILTCAHLVPQGNDVTVYYMGAEGREAEEFLRDEKCDLVILRTKGASVGRRKFCEFGGTEALHMGMALFTISHPHGILYSFLTGNVAYPERMRQQIPFYYRSSIPDEGSFFQINNMHGTVRTSHGAPVFDSSGKVYGLITFTKGFDFAVRPETLKKLVKSCSEKLRAEGEKGKGKGKGRF